GTTTGCGGTAATTTAAAAAATGTATTCGAACAATTAGCTAATTTCAATGTTGATATTTTAGACTGTGAATTTGCTGGTAATGATGTTAATTTCAATGTTTTAAAAGATAATCTTTTTTTGGTTAACAATAAAAAAATTGGGTTTGGTTGTTTAGATACTTCTTTAAATGAAGTAGATTCTTTTGATAAAACCAGTGAATTAATATCGAATGGTGTTGAGCTTTTAGGAAAAGATAATATTTTATTAGATCCTGATTGTGGTTTAAGAAGAGCTCCAAAAGATGTTGCATTTAAAAAACTTAAGCTTATGAATGATATTAAGGATAAATATTAACTTGTTTTTTAATGCTTATAATAAATTGAATGTTCTACTTTTTTATTATCTTCTACTTTTATTGATAATAAAAATTTTAGAGTAGGATTTCAACAAATAAAAAATAGTGATGGGTTTATATAAAACTCATCTGTATTCATGTTTAAAGCTTTTATCATATAACTTAGATGCATTAAAATCGCCTGGTTCTAAAACATCTCCAACTACAATCATTGCAGTTTTTGTTATGTTAGCTTCTTTCACTTTATCTGCAATATCTGCAAGTGTTCCTCTAATTATTTGTTGGTCTTCCCAAGTAGCTTTTTTCACAACTGCTACTGGAGTAGTTTCTTTATAACCAACAAGTAATTCTTCAACAACTTTTTCAATCATTCCAATTCCTAAGAATATGCACATGGTTGCATGGTGTTTAGAAAAACTAGCTATACTTTCAGATCTTGCTTTTGGAGTTCTACCTTCTGGTCTTGTAATAATAACACTTTGAGATATTTCTGGAAGTGTTAATTCAGCTTCAAGCACACTAGCCGTTCCGAATAATGAACTTACTCCTGGAATAATTTTATATTCAATATTATTTTTCTTCAGTTCTCTAATTTGTTCACCAATAGCTCCGTAAATTGCAGGATCTCCTGTATGGACACGAGCTACTAATTTATCTTCATTAGCAGCTTTAGTAATAATGTCATTTGTTTCTTCTAGATTAAGATAAGCACTATTATAAACTTTGCAATCTTCTTTTTTTGGATTTAAAACTTCTTTATTAACAAGTGAACCAGCATAAATAATTACATCAGCTTTTTCAATAACCTTTCTTCCTTTAACTGTTATTAAATCAGGGTCTCCTGGACCAGCACCAATAAAAATAACTTTTCCTGTCATAATATAATTTTTATATCTTAATTCTATTTAATAATTATGTGATAATTTTATTCTCTAATTTAAACAAAGTTTATTAATTTTTAAAATAATTAAAAACTATGGATAAAAAAGGTTTTATTTCTCTTGAATATTTATTTTCTTTTTTCATTATATTAGTTATAGCTTTAGGGCTATTATTTTATGCACAATCAACAATTGAATCCAGTATCAATATTGAAGATAATATTCATCATCGTTTAATTTTAGATAATCTATCTAATTTAATAAGTCAAGTTAATTCAAATGGTGATGGTTATTCAAAGCGTATAAAACTTCCTTATGAAGGTTATTATAAGATTACTGTTGAAAAATCAAAGTTAACTATTGAATATAATAATAAAAAAGGAGAAACACCTATGAATCTTTTAGATTTAGATTCAAAATATATTTTATATAGTGGTAAAAGTTATTTGATTAAAAAAGAAGATGAAAAAATAGTGATTATATGATTAAAGAGATTAATGGTCAAATTAGCGCTGAATACTTGTTGTTAGTTGGTTCTTTAATGGTTGTAATAATTTTAGCTATTGTATTTGTAGCTAATAATCAGGAATTATCAATAGCTATGAGTGCTTCTCGTAGTGGTGTAGCTGAAGGTTCTCATTTGTCTTCAAGTGCAATTTATCCAAAAAACGCATACAATGAATATGAAAAATCTAAACTAGCAATTTTAAGACCTTATTCAATTGATATTATTAATATTACTTCTAAGCAATTAGGACACGATACTAATTATGATAAGGATAAAATACAGTTTAAAGTTTATGCAGTTTCAAGGGATGGTTATACAAAAAAAGAATTAGATTTAATCGGGGATAGAATTAATTATAATCTAAGAAAATCAATTGCTTTAAGTTTTAATTCTACAAAATCTACAAATAAATTGTATAATCCTGTTTTTTCACCTCATTATGTATTTACAACAGCTAATGTAGGTTGGGTTTAAATAGTATTTTTAATAAATAAAATATTTAATAATTAAGGATGAAATCATGTATTCAGATGAAGAAAAGATAAAATTAATGAAAGATTTAAAAGAAATGGAAGAATTTAAAGCCGATGTTGATGATGAAGGTAAACTTTTACAAGAGGATTTGATTAAATTTTTTGTAGATGGTATTGGGGATAAAGAAGATTTATCATTAAGAGTTGAACTATATCTTTATGCATTTAAGCTATTTACAAGAAGATCTGTTCAAATTAATAAATCGGATTTTGTTGTTTATTTAAATGCTTATGATGTTGAATATGATCTATTAAAATTAGTAAAAAATGATTTAAATAACTTTGAAATAGTTATTTCTACTGAATTGGAAAATAACAATCCTTTTTTAAATTTAAACTTTATACTTAGATATTGAATACTTTTCGAGCATTGTTGGTAGTTACTTTATCAACAATATCTAAGTCAATATTTTGAATTTCAGCTATTTTTTTACAAGCATTAACCACATTTGCAGGTTCATTTCTCTCTTCTTTTGTCATAGCTAAATAGGGACTATCAGTTTCAGTTAAAACATGGTCTAGAGATATATTTTTAATCAAGTCCTGATGTTTTTGGGAATAACAAAGCATTGTAGAAAAACTCATATAATAATTATCTCTTTCCATAATCCTACGAGCAGTCTTTAAACTACCTCCATAGCAATGAAAAATAATATATGGAATATCTTCATAATTTAAGACTAAATTTAAAGCTTTTTTTTCACAATCTCTTACATGCATAAGTAAAGGTACTTTATAGTCATTAGCTATTTCGATAAATTTTGTAAAAATTTCTTTTTGCCTTTCTCTTAGTGATTTGTCTTTTACATAAAAGAAATCCATTCCAACTTCACCAATAGCTACAATATTTTTAATATTATCAATTAAATGCTTTTGAGATTCTTTTAATTCACTATCACTGCAATTTTGAGAACTTACTGGGTGAAAACCAAGAGAAGGATAAATAAAAGAAGCATGTTTATCTGAAAGTTTAATTACATCATGATTGCTTTCAAGACTGATTCCAGATACAATAATAGCATCTAATTTTTCTCGTGCTCTTTTAATTACTTTGTCTCTATCGTCATCATATTCTTCAAAATCAATATGGCAATGAGTATCTATCATATTAGTTAGACTCCAAATCTTCTCTCTCTTTCTTGATAAGATCTAATAGCTCTTAGAAAATCAACTTTTCTAAGTTCAGGCCATAAACTTTCACAAAAATAAAGCTCTGAATATGATGACTGCCAAAGTAAAAATCCACTTAAACGTTCTTCACCGCTAGTTCTAATGATTAAGTTTGGATCAGCAAGTCCTGCTGTGTATAAATTTTTATTTACTAAATCTTCATCAACATCATCAATTGTGATTTTTCCATCCTGAACTTCTTTTATAATCTTTTTAATTGAATCGATAATTTCTAAACGACCATCATAACCAATAGCTATATTTAATAATCTTTTATTATAATGTGCAGTAGCTTCCTCTGCTTCATGTATAGCTTTTTTTACATTATCTGGGATTAAATCAAGTTTGCCCACGACTTTTACTTTAACTTCATTTTTATGAATTTTTTCATGGGTGACTAATCTTTTAAAATTAACTAAAAATAATTTCATTAGCCCTTCAACTTCCCTTTGAGGTCTGTTGAAATTTTCTGTTGAAAAAGCATAAGCAGTAACAATTTCAATTCCAAGTTCAATACTCCAATCAAGAACTTTTTCTAATGTATCTACTCCAATTTCATGGCCTTTAATAACATCTATATTTCCTTGAATTTTAGAATAACGCCTATTACCATCCATAATTATAGCTACATGTTTTGGCATTTTCTCTTCGTCTAAATTACGAGAAATAAACCATTCATATATTCTATAAATTATATTTTCTTCCATTATTATCCCTTTTTAAAATATACTAATATAATATATTGTAATTTTATATTTTTAAATATTAGCTAATTTGTAAGCTAATTTTAAGCTTCTAAGATAACCAGTTGTATTTTGGTCGCGGCTGGTATCAATGTAAATACTGTTAATTCCAAAGGTTATAGCTCCATTACTTGGCCAATCATCTAGTAAAACTAAGGTTCTAAATATAATGTTTCCTATTATTCCATCAGGAGCTATAATAATATTACATTTATCTTTTATAGCTTGTTCAACCAGTATATAGTAGTTTTTAACTTCAAAATCAGTATTGTTTTCAATTAATTCGCATAATTTCCAAGCATTATCTATTGATTTAGATATTTTAGCACTTCTTCCATAATCCCCTTTTCTACCACCCGCGAGAACTGCAACTTTAGGAGTTTTAGATAATTTTTTTAAGAAATTTCCACACATAATGCTGGTTTTAAGTTTGTCATTTAAGGTTTTTCCTTCATCAATTCCAACAGGTGCTAATAAAAATTCATAATCATCTCCATTAACATATGTTGCTCTTGAAATAAATTTGAATTCATTATTTAACTTTTTCATCACGCCAGATGCTTTAAGAGAACCTCTAACTACTCCATCAATTTCATTATCTAGGATTGATTTAACTATGTCATCATCATTATCGATTAGTTTTATTTCTACATTTGAGTTTTCAGCTAAAAAAATATCTACTGCTTTTAAAACAGCTTTGTTTTCACCAACTCCAATAGCTATACTTTTCATTATTTAATTATTAGTTTTTATTATAAATTAAATTATCCGTATTTTTTTTGTGTTGTTATTTGTTAGATTAATAAAAACTTATGCATAATTGATTAAAATTAGGAAATTCTTTTTGTAATTTATTGTTTGTTTTGATGGTTAATTATATTAAATGTAAAACTTACATATATAGCATTCGGCACTGAAAATTATAAATGCTATGGTTTGTAAATATATGTATTATATCAAGCCGAAAATTAATTGATGAGTATCCAGAGATTATTTCAGATATACAAACTGAAATTAAAAAATTAGAAAATGATACGAGAGTTTTAAATAAATTATATGTTATTTTAGATGTTTTGCATGATGAACCCATAAAAGACATTATAAATAAACATGGAATTAGTCAAGGTACGGCACATAATTGGATTAAACAATGGAATAATGGAGGAATGGAATCATTAAAAAGAAAAGAAGGATCTAAAGGCCAATCTAAACTAACTGAAGAACAATTCATGATACTGGATAAAGCTATACAAGAAAATAATTTAAATACTGCAAAAGAAGTAAAACATGAAATAGAAACTTTATTTGATGTAAAATATAGTATTCGCCAAATTGAAAGAATTATGAAAAAATTAGGCTACACATACACCAAACCTTATCAAATTTATGCTAAAATGCCAAAAGATGCTGAAAAACAGTTAAAAAAACACACGACATCTAGATTTTAGAAAATTTTATACTAGTATTTTTAGATCAAACTTATTGCCAAAATCAAGACAACAGTCAAGGATGTTATAATAAAAAAGGCACAAAAAATATAAAGGAACAACCAACAGAAAGATTATCCATTAATGCCCTTGGTGTGCAGTCAATTAACGGAAAATCAATTTTATCTTATTTAGATAATACTAAAACATTTGAAATGATGAAATTTATGATTAACATCACAATTGAAAACATAAAAAACAATGAACTAAAATTAAAATTAAAAAAAAATAATCAATAATTAAGAACTAAGCACTAAAAAAATATTAAAAACTATAAATCAAGAAGAAAACTACTATAATAATAATATCTACTCTAAAAAAACTATCAAATAAAAACAAAACAATTAATAAACAAATATAAAAGACTTAAAAAAAATCCATTAAATCTTAAAACAAAAATCAATGTTATTAACATTATTTTCAGATAAAAAAACTTCAACATGAGTTAATAATGGAAAAACCAATTAGCAATAATATTAAATACATTATTATAGTGTCCATCATGCGATTTTTTTCACAAAACTATGTAATATTTTAAATATGGATTTAATATATTTACCTCCATATTCTCCAAAATATAATCCAATAGAGCATAGTATGGAGAACAATAAAATCAAAAATTTCTCGAAAATTCATTACAAACATGAAAGAACTAAAATTAATCTTTAAAAATGAATTTAAAGAAGTAATCAACAATAAAAGTTACTGGAAAAAGTGGGTTGGAAAATTCCTATAAATTTTATAATTTCCCATGTCAACTACTATAACGTAAAACATACTTCATTATTTCATAAGTAAAATTATTATTGATTACAAAAAAAGTATCCTTCTTAATTTTAAACCAAAAGTAAAACCAACTATAAACATATACTATACAATAAATTTATAACTGTATATTAATCTGAAATTATATAATTTATAAAAAATTACTATATGTATAAATATCCGATAATTTTATATGTTCCTATAAATATAAAACATAGTATATACTATAAACTGGGGGACTAAAATAATGGTTAATATATTAGCAACAAGTAAAGTACAAATAAATTACCAGACAACAATACCAAAAGAAATAAGAAAAAACTTTCAAGTAAATAATAATACTATAATTGAATGGAGTATAAATGAAAAAGGCAAACCAGAGCTAAACTTTAGACGAAGGAGAAAACTCAAAGAACTAAAAGGTTTAATAAAATTAGACCATAATACAGATAGTGTGCAATTAAAAAGGGAGTTATACAATGAGTAAACCTTACTTTTTAGACACTTCATTTATTATAGCTTATGCTATAGCTACTGATAATCATCATATTAAAACCGAACATTTAGAAGACATTATTTTAAATAACCCCTGCCATATAAATAATGGTATTCTAAACGAATGTATTACAGTAAGTTACAATAAAACCAAAAGCCTAAAAATAAGCCAAGAAGTTTATTATATCATTATTGACAATTTCAAAATTTTAAATGAATACAATATAGTAAATTATAATGCTAAAACAATGGACTTATTTAATAAACATAATGGTAAATTAAGCTTTACAGATTCTGGTATAATTACCACTATGAAAGAAAATAATATATTTGATTTACTTACTTTTGATACTCAATTTAAAAAGGAAAACTCAATTAATGTAATAGATAAATAAACCTTTTTTTTAATGCTGGATGGTGTCCGTCAAAATTAATTTTTTGATGTTTTTCAAAAATCTGAGTGTTGGCAGAAATTATTTAGTTTTAATTAATGTTCATTTTTTCTCCTGTTTTTCCATTATTTTTTAAATAGTCTTCATTTTTATATTTTATTATTTTTTTCATGTAAATTTCGCTTCTTTTTTTAATTTAATTAGTTAAATTCATATGGATTTTGAATGATTATTTATTATTCTTAATTTAAGTTGTTAAAGTCTATTTATATTTGAAAATACAAGTATATATGTAGTTATGATTTATTTTATGATTGTTTGAATTGAATATTTTTGTGTTTTGATTATTATGGTAATGAAAATGATAAACTTATTTAATGATATCTAATAAATATAATAGCTATCAATTTTTAATGGTGTAATTTTTCATGGAATTTTGTCCTAAATGTGGAGCAATGTTAATACCTAAAGATGGAAATATTAAATGTAAATGTGGTTTTGAGAAATCTCTTTCAAATGATGAACTTGAAGAACAGTATAATTTTGAAGCAGAGAAAAATTCTCAAGTTGAAGTTATTGTTACTGATAATAAGAATGTTACATTGCCTACTACTAAAATAACTTGTTATAAATGTGGTGGAACTAAAGGTTATTGGTGGACTGTACAAAC
This genomic window from Methanobrevibacter oralis contains:
- the mtxX gene encoding methanogenesis marker protein Mmp4/MtxX, giving the protein MKSIAIGVGENKAVLKAVDIFLAENSNVEIKLIDNDDDIVKSILDNEIDGVVRGSLKASGVMKKLNNEFKFISRATYVNGDDYEFLLAPVGIDEGKTLNDKLKTSIMCGNFLKKLSKTPKVAVLAGGRKGDYGRSAKISKSIDNAWKLCELIENNTDFEVKNYYILVEQAIKDKCNIIIAPDGIIGNIIFRTLVLLDDWPSNGAITFGINSIYIDTSRDQNTTGYLRSLKLAYKLANI
- a CDS encoding transcription factor S, encoding MEFCPKCGAMLIPKDGNIKCKCGFEKSLSNDELEEQYNFEAEKNSQVEVIVTDNKNVTLPTTKITCYKCGGTKGYWWTVQTRSADEAPTNFIRCANCGNTWRSSN
- the cobM gene encoding precorrin-4 C(11)-methyltransferase, with translation MTGKVIFIGAGPGDPDLITVKGRKVIEKADVIIYAGSLVNKEVLNPKKEDCKVYNSAYLNLEETNDIITKAANEDKLVARVHTGDPAIYGAIGEQIRELKKNNIEYKIIPGVSSLFGTASVLEAELTLPEISQSVIITRPEGRTPKARSESIASFSKHHATMCIFLGIGMIEKVVEELLVGYKETTPVAVVKKATWEDQQIIRGTLADIADKVKEANITKTAMIVVGDVLEPGDFNASKLYDKSFKHEYR
- a CDS encoding TatD family hydrolase, encoding MIDTHCHIDFEEYDDDRDKVIKRAREKLDAIIVSGISLESNHDVIKLSDKHASFIYPSLGFHPVSSQNCSDSELKESQKHLIDNIKNIVAIGEVGMDFFYVKDKSLRERQKEIFTKFIEIANDYKVPLLMHVRDCEKKALNLVLNYEDIPYIIFHCYGGSLKTARRIMERDNYYMSFSTMLCYSQKHQDLIKNISLDHVLTETDSPYLAMTKEERNEPANVVNACKKIAEIQNIDLDIVDKVTTNNARKVFNI
- a CDS encoding helix-turn-helix domain-containing protein, which produces MLWFVNICIISSRKLIDEYPEIISDIQTEIKKLENDTRVLNKLYVILDVLHDEPIKDIINKHGISQGTAHNWIKQWNNGGMESLKRKEGSKGQSKLTEEQFMILDKAIQENNLNTAKEVKHEIETLFDVKYSIRQIERIMKKLGYTYTKPYQIYAKMPKDAEKQLKKHTTSRF
- a CDS encoding AbrB/MazE/SpoVT family DNA-binding domain-containing protein, whose amino-acid sequence is MVNILATSKVQINYQTTIPKEIRKNFQVNNNTIIEWSINEKGKPELNFRRRRKLKELKGLIKLDHNTDSVQLKRELYNE
- the uppS gene encoding polyprenyl diphosphate synthase; protein product: MEENIIYRIYEWFISRNLDEEKMPKHVAIIMDGNRRYSKIQGNIDVIKGHEIGVDTLEKVLDWSIELGIEIVTAYAFSTENFNRPQREVEGLMKLFLVNFKRLVTHEKIHKNEVKVKVVGKLDLIPDNVKKAIHEAEEATAHYNKRLLNIAIGYDGRLEIIDSIKKIIKEVQDGKITIDDVDEDLVNKNLYTAGLADPNLIIRTSGEERLSGFLLWQSSYSELYFCESLWPELRKVDFLRAIRSYQERERRFGV
- a CDS encoding type II toxin-antitoxin system VapC family toxin, with the protein product MSKPYFLDTSFIIAYAIATDNHHIKTEHLEDIILNNPCHINNGILNECITVSYNKTKSLKISQEVYYIIIDNFKILNEYNIVNYNAKTMDLFNKHNGKLSFTDSGIITTMKENNIFDLLTFDTQFKKENSINVIDK